The Candidatus Celerinatantimonas neptuna DNA segment TCAGATTGGCCAAGGAACTACAGTTAGCTGGCCTGTTGGTCTTGGTGGTAAAGGTAATGACGGTGTTGCAGCATTCGTTCAGCGAATCCGTGGTGCAATCGGTTATGTTGAATATGCTTATGCAAAACAAAACCATCTGACTTACACCAAAATGGTCAACCATGACGGTCACACAGTTTCACCAACCCGTGATAACTTTAGTGCTGCCGCTGCAGGTGCAGACTGGAATCGTACATTCGCACAGGACTTGACCAACAAACCAGGCGCACACGCTTGGCCAATTACTTCTGGCACTTATATCCTGATGCATAAAGTTCCATCAAACCCACAACGCGTTAAAGCGGTCATGGATTTCGTAAACTTCGGTTATCATCATCCACGTCTTGTTGAAGCGCTCGATTATGCACCACTGCCGAAATCAGTTGTTAACATCGTTCACAACGAATGGAAAACTAAATTTAAAACTGAAAGTGGTAAAAGCATTTACTAATCGACAGATTTAAGTAATTATTCCCTCCCCTTCCTTTATGGGGAGGGATTTTATTTATTTCTAAACCAGAAAAGAGAGTCCTATGGCAGAAGCAAAGCCACAGATCAAAGCGCCAAGCAAACGAGGTGATTACCTATTTGCTATGCTGGTACGCGTAGCTGCAGTTTTGACAGTATTGTTGATGGTCGGGATTATCATATCACTCATCATCTCTTCAATGCCTTCTATTAAACAGTTCGGTCTTCCGTTTTTGTGGCATAAAGAATGGAATCCGCCTGCAAAACAGTTTGGTGCATTAATTCCTATCTATGGAACGCTGGTTACATCGCTGATAGCCTTAATTATTGCAGTTCCTGTCAGTTTCGGAATTGCGCTCTTTTTAACTGAACTCTCCCCAGGCTGGCTGAAACGTCCTCTGGGGATCGCAATCGAACTTTTAGCCGCAATTCCCAGTATTGTATTTGGTATGTGGGGGCTATTTATCTTTGCCCCTTTGTTTGCGCAATACTTTCAACAACCCGTTGGCGATGTGCTTTCAAATATCCCATTTATTGGTGTACTTTTTTCAGGCCCCGCATTCGGTATCGGTATCTTGGCCGCAGGGATTATTCTGGCCATTATGATTATCCCTTATATTTCATCCGTGATGAGAGACGTCTTTGAACGTACTCCACCGATGATGAAAGAATCTGCATATGGTTTGGGATGTACCACCTGGGAGGTAATCTGGAATATCGTACTACCTTTTACTAAAAATGGGGTGATCGGCGGTATTATGCTAGGTCTTGGTCGAGCCTTGGGCGAAACAATGGCCGTCACATTTGTGATTGGTAATACATACAATATGTCCAATTTCTCACTTTACCAACCAGGTAACAGTATTACTTCTGCTCTGGCCAATGAATTTGCAGAAGCAGGGCCCGGTTTGCATACAGCCGCATTGATGGAATTAGGACTAATTCTGTTTGTTATTACATTTATTGTCCTTGCGCTATCTAAACTGATGATTTTGCGCCTATCGAAAAATGAGGGGCGTAAAGCATGAATATGACCTTGACCGAACAGCAAAAACTGGCTATTTCACGCCATAAAATGCAATCTCACCGACGTAACAAAAATCGAATCGCTCTGTTTTTTTCGATGGTCACGATGGCTTTCGGACTTTTTTGGCTTGCCTGGCTTCTTTATTCAACCCTGACCAGAGGTGTCTCAGGGATGAGCTGGGCATTATTCACAGAATCCACCCCCGCTTCAGGCATGCCTGGCGGCGGTCTGGCCAACGCAATCGTCGGTAGTGGGCTATTTATCTTCTGGTCAACCGTTATAGGAACTCCACTGGGTATTCTGGCAGGAATCTATTTAGCAGAATACAGCCAACGATCTCTGTTTGCAGAGATCATACGCTTTATCAATGACATTCTCTTATCAGCACCATCTATTGTTGTCGGATTGTTTATTTATTCAATTGTCGTCGTGAATACCGGTGGCTTCTCTGGATGGGCTGGGATTTTTGCATTAACATTATTACAAATTCCAATCGTAGTTCGTACGACTGAAAATATGCTGAAACTGGTTCCCAATAACCTACGCGAAGCAGCCTACGCTCTGGGCACGCCGAAGTGGAAAATTATAGGTAAAATCACCTTAAAAGCATCTGTTTCAGGAATCGTGACCGGTGTCTTACTTGCAATTGCCCGTATCGCCGGGGAAACAGCACCTTTATTGTTCACCGCTTTATCGAACCAGTTTTATAATACGAATTTATCCAGTCCAACGGCTAGCTTACCGGTTGTAATATTCAATTTTGCAATGAGCCCTTACCAGCACCAGCAGTCGCTCGCTTGGGCCGGGGTCTTACTGATTACAGCCTTTGTATTGATGCTCAATATTCTGGCTCGTGTTATTTTTTCAAAAAATAGGCATGGATAGAACTAACTCGACCGTACAGCGAGATTAAAGAGAGACGTTTTAATGAGTACTGAAAACCAGAACTTCGACACCAAAATTCAAGTACGCGACCTGAATTTCTACTACGGTAAATTCCATGCGCTGAAAGATATCTCAATGGATATTGCCACCAATAAGGTAACCGCATTCATCGGTCCTTCCGGCTGTGGGAAATCAACACTGCTTCGTACATTCAATAAAATGTATAGTCTCTATCCGGAGCAAAGTGCCGAAGGGAGTATTTTATTGGATGGAACCAATATTTTAACCGATCAGCAAGATGTTTCATTATTGAGGGCACAGGTCGGCATGGTTTTCCAAAAACCAACCCCATTTCCTATGTCGATCTATGACAATATTGCTTTCGGTGTTCGCTTGTTTGAAAAACTATCCAGAGCTGAAATGGATGAACGGGTCCAATGGGCTCTTGAAAAAGCAGCACTATGGACAGAAACTAAAGATAAACTCAACCATAGTGGTAACAGTTTATCGGGTGGGCAGCAGCAACGACTTTGTATTGCCCGGGGAATAGCTATTCGTCCTGAAGTTTTACTCCTTGACGAACCTTGTTCGGCACTTGATCCAATTTCAACTGGTCGTATTGAAGAATTAATCAGTGAATTGAAATCGGAATACACCGTTGTTATCGTTACTCATAATATGCAACAGGCTGCTCGTTGTTCTGATTACACAGCCTTTATGTATCTGGGTGAACTTATCGAGTTCAACGATACGAATACATTATTTACAACGCCAAACCAACGGCAAACCGAAGATTATATTACAGGTCGGTACGGCTAAGTAGAGGAGCTTTAACAATGGATAACCTCAATATTAATAAGCATATCTCAGCCCAATATAACGCCGAGCTGGAATCACTGCGCAATCAGGTCCTCACCATGGGAGGCCTTGTCGAGCAACAGTTAATCAATGCTGTCAGAGCGATGAATAAAGGCAATACAGAACTGGCTCAACAGGTGATTGAAAATGACAAAAAAGTCAATGCAATGGAAGTTGCAATTGATGAAGCCTGCACTCAGGTCATCGCCAAGCGGCAACCAACCGCAAGTGACTTGCGGTTGATTATGTCCATCATCCGTACGGTGTCAGAGCTGGAACGAATTGGTGATGAGGCGGATAAAATCTGTCGGACAGCATTAGAAAAATTGTCGAAGCACCATCAACCTTTGATAGTAAATCTTGAATCACTTGGCCAGCACGCAATTCAAATGCTGCATGATGTATTAGATGTTCTGGCCCGCCTTGATATAGAACAAGGCATACAAGTTTACCGTGAAGATGAAAAAGTTGATCGGGAATATGAAGCGGTTGTCCGTCAGCTCATGACCTATATGATGGAAGACCCCCGAACCATTCCTAATGTCATGACTGCACTATTTTGTGCTCGAGCCATCGAACGAATCGGTGACCGTTGCCAGAATATCTGTGAATTTGTTTTCTATCTAGTCAAAGGGAAAGATTTCCGCCATGTCGATAGCCGCTCATTAGAACGTTTACTCGACAGTGAAAACTATCATGGCGAAGGAAAAACGCCAAACAACGAGTAATTCCTTTTTAGACAACTGCTCCGTAAAAGGAGCAGTTGTCAGATACATCCTCCAAAGATAACCTCCCTTCTGAAACGGTCTTCTGTTTATTTTCAGAAACTAGATCTGCGCTAGAAGCAATGCTAATGTGGCCATTCATCTAACTTTAATTTTCGACCTCATAAGAGAACAAAAAGCCACATGATTCTCCGTGTATAAGTACATTAGGTTTTACTTTCGGATATCTAAGGCTATATCACCTTATCGAGGTTAATAACCAAAAAAACGAGGATAACCCATTATGAGAGTAGGCTTTGTTGGCTGGCGCGGAATGGTCGGTTCTGTGCTGATGGAACGGATGCAAACAGAAAATGATTTTGCCAACATCGACGCCATTTTTTTCACCACATCGCAAGTCGGTCAAATGGGCCCTGCTATCGGTGGGCAAAAGCCACTAAAGGATGCCTTGAATATTGATGAACTCAGTCAAATGGATGTTATCGTAACGTGTCAGGGCGGAGACTATACCAAAGCAATCTATCCAAAAATCCGCGAAGCTGGTTGGAATGGCTACTGGATTGATGCCGCTTCAACTCTTCGTATGGCCGATGATTCCGTTATCATTCTCGACCCAGTTAACCGACCTGTCATCAATAAAGCTCTGGATAATGGCTGTAAAACATTTATTGGCGGAAACTGTACCGTGTCATTAATGCTCATTGCCATTGGCGGGCTTTTTGAAAAAGATCTGGTGGAATGGGTCTCTCCAATGACCTATCAGGCAGCATCAGGCGCAGGAGCAAAAAATATGCGCGAGCTTCTGAACCAAATGGGTGAACTCCACAATGAAGTTGCCAATGAATTATCAGACCCGGCATCTGCGATATTGGAAATTGATCGCAAGGTTGCGGCAAAAATGCGAGCAAAGGATTTTCCAACCGACCAATTTGGCGTTCCTCTGGCAGGAAGTCTTATCCCATGGATTGATGCACAGCTCCCTTCAGGACAAAGTAAAGAAGAATGGAAAGCCCAGGCTGAAGCGAACAAAATCCTCGGTCTGCAATCATCCCCCGTTCCAATTGATGGCCTTTGTGTTCGGGTCGGAGCCATGCGCTGTCATGCACAAGCTTTAACCATTAAACTCAAACAAGATTTACCATTGCAGGAAATTGAAGAAATCCTGGCAAGTCATAATGATTGGGTTAAGGTCATTCCAAATGAAAAAGAAATCAGTATGCAGGAATTATCACCAACCAAAGTTACCGGCACATTAAGTGTACCTGTCGGACGCCTCCGCAAACTGGCCATGGGCTCTGAATATCTGGCTGCATTTACTGTCGGCGACCAGCTTCTGTGGGGGGCAGCAGAACCATTAAGACGGATGCTTAATATCCTCCAGAAAAACCTCTAATAAGGTTTTGAACGCAGTGCCTTTGTCGCGCTGCGTTGGTTTTTTTTATCAAGACGACGCTTAACAGATCCTTTGGTCGGTTTTGTTTTACGTCGCTTAGGCTGAACATATAAGGCTTTTCTCAACAATTCAGATAACCGGGCTTTCGCATCATCCAGATTAAGCTGGTAAGTCCGATACTGCTGCGCTTTAATCACAATGAATCCCTGTTGATTAATCCGCTGATCCGAAAAATTCAAAATACGTTTTTGTTGCAGTGCACTTAATCCACTTGCCGTAATATCAAATCGCAATTCAACAGCAGAAGCCACTTTATTCACATTCTGACCACCAGGGCCACTGGCCCGAATTTGACGGGTCTGAATCGCAGACGAATCAAAATGCACGCA contains these protein-coding regions:
- the pstC gene encoding Phosphate transport system permease protein PstC; translation: MAEAKPQIKAPSKRGDYLFAMLVRVAAVLTVLLMVGIIISLIISSMPSIKQFGLPFLWHKEWNPPAKQFGALIPIYGTLVTSLIALIIAVPVSFGIALFLTELSPGWLKRPLGIAIELLAAIPSIVFGMWGLFIFAPLFAQYFQQPVGDVLSNIPFIGVLFSGPAFGIGILAAGIILAIMIIPYISSVMRDVFERTPPMMKESAYGLGCTTWEVIWNIVLPFTKNGVIGGIMLGLGRALGETMAVTFVIGNTYNMSNFSLYQPGNSITSALANEFAEAGPGLHTAALMELGLILFVITFIVLALSKLMILRLSKNEGRKA
- the pstA gene encoding Phosphate transport system permease protein PstA, encoding MNMTLTEQQKLAISRHKMQSHRRNKNRIALFFSMVTMAFGLFWLAWLLYSTLTRGVSGMSWALFTESTPASGMPGGGLANAIVGSGLFIFWSTVIGTPLGILAGIYLAEYSQRSLFAEIIRFINDILLSAPSIVVGLFIYSIVVVNTGGFSGWAGIFALTLLQIPIVVRTTENMLKLVPNNLREAAYALGTPKWKIIGKITLKASVSGIVTGVLLAIARIAGETAPLLFTALSNQFYNTNLSSPTASLPVVIFNFAMSPYQHQQSLAWAGVLLITAFVLMLNILARVIFSKNRHG
- the pstB gene encoding Phosphate import ATP-binding protein PstB, with amino-acid sequence MSTENQNFDTKIQVRDLNFYYGKFHALKDISMDIATNKVTAFIGPSGCGKSTLLRTFNKMYSLYPEQSAEGSILLDGTNILTDQQDVSLLRAQVGMVFQKPTPFPMSIYDNIAFGVRLFEKLSRAEMDERVQWALEKAALWTETKDKLNHSGNSLSGGQQQRLCIARGIAIRPEVLLLDEPCSALDPISTGRIEELISELKSEYTVVIVTHNMQQAARCSDYTAFMYLGELIEFNDTNTLFTTPNQRQTEDYITGRYG
- the phoU gene encoding Phosphate-specific transport system accessory protein PhoU; this encodes MDNLNINKHISAQYNAELESLRNQVLTMGGLVEQQLINAVRAMNKGNTELAQQVIENDKKVNAMEVAIDEACTQVIAKRQPTASDLRLIMSIIRTVSELERIGDEADKICRTALEKLSKHHQPLIVNLESLGQHAIQMLHDVLDVLARLDIEQGIQVYREDEKVDREYEAVVRQLMTYMMEDPRTIPNVMTALFCARAIERIGDRCQNICEFVFYLVKGKDFRHVDSRSLERLLDSENYHGEGKTPNNE
- the asd gene encoding Aspartate-semialdehyde dehydrogenase; translated protein: MRVGFVGWRGMVGSVLMERMQTENDFANIDAIFFTTSQVGQMGPAIGGQKPLKDALNIDELSQMDVIVTCQGGDYTKAIYPKIREAGWNGYWIDAASTLRMADDSVIILDPVNRPVINKALDNGCKTFIGGNCTVSLMLIAIGGLFEKDLVEWVSPMTYQAASGAGAKNMRELLNQMGELHNEVANELSDPASAILEIDRKVAAKMRAKDFPTDQFGVPLAGSLIPWIDAQLPSGQSKEEWKAQAEANKILGLQSSPVPIDGLCVRVGAMRCHAQALTIKLKQDLPLQEIEEILASHNDWVKVIPNEKEISMQELSPTKVTGTLSVPVGRLRKLAMGSEYLAAFTVGDQLLWGAAEPLRRMLNILQKNL
- the arfB gene encoding Peptidyl-tRNA hydrolase ArfB — its product is MKELNGCVHFDSSAIQTRQIRASGPGGQNVNKVASAVELRFDITASGLSALQQKRILNFSDQRINQQGFIVIKAQQYRTYQLNLDDAKARLSELLRKALYVQPKRRKTKPTKGSVKRRLDKKNQRSATKALRSKPY